DNA sequence from the Neospora caninum Liverpool complete genome, chromosome VIIa genome:
AGCCGTCGTCACGGAGGGGGATATTGGAGCTCTTCTCAGTTTGCAGAATGCCGAACGGGAAGTGTGTGAACTCCCGGCGGCGTCGAGTTCTTGGCGGCTTCCTACGGCTCAGACCGGCCAGCCAGCGAAGCGGGCGTCGCGACTCCACGCGGCGATGGGCTACTGGTATTCGCTGATGCCTTGGCGTCTCCTGTGGCGCGGTTTCTACGCGCACTTTCTGGGTACCTTCGTGGTAGACGTGGTGTTTTGCAACGCGCAGTTGTCGCCGCTGAGTGCCTCGATTCCGCGGctggtcttcctcgttctccatTGCCTGACGCGCGCTGGCGTGGTGTTTGCTGCGAACTTCTCGGACTTGACAGACGCGCCCGTCGCGGCCCTCTGGAGCGactttctcctctgcgtggCGACCTcgttcggcgtctcctcgctcctcctGGTGGTACCCGAGGTCCTTCACGCCGTCCACGAGCAGGCGCCCGGGGTGTACTCCCACGTGCTTGCGCCTTTCGCAGTTCTCTTTGCCGGCTTCCCCCACGTTCGCGTGACTCTCCCGAGCATTGCCGCGCAGGCTGAGTTGCCTCGGGACGCCCGAGAGGACTTTTACTGCTCGTCACACCTGGTCGACTTAGTGATCGTGGGCGTGTGCGCGTAcctcgccgcagcggcgcacGACGAGGCGCCAGAtgaggcgaggacgcgcgaagTCGAGATGTGCAAAGACGTCTTGGCGCTCGTGGCGGTGCTCGACcgggaggagcgagaaggcgtaGAGCCGGCCTCGCGCGAGAACGCGGGGGAACCGGAAGCAGGGCGGCCGACCCCGCacggaaacgagggagaggcgggcgaaACGAACGACGGACGCGGCGAAGGGAGGGGCGGAGGGACCACGAGGCGCGTGGGGGACCGGGAGGAAGATCCGCGACTGGCTGCGCTGGTCGCTCAGGCGGAGCGGACGCATCGTTCGGCGATCCAGCAGAGTCCTGGCGAGGCCTGTGCGCGCAGGGTTCGGGAACACGTGCTCGCGGCTCTGGTCGGGTTTGTGGCGGTTGCGTTGGTGGTCACGTGGGTGACCTGCGTCCTCCTGGCGGCCTCGAATGTGGCGGTGAGGATGGAAGATAAAACAGCGGCGAAAGTGTTTGTGTTCATagctggagacggcgcgagcgggagtGGACCGGACGTGGAGCAATTGAAAATGGAGCTGACGGTCCTGTACAACCAGTTCCAACTTttgaagaagcggaaggggTTCGGCGGCGCGCTCCGCGAGATGGCCACCATGCTGTGGAGCGAGATGCAGCAGGCGATGGGAGAGctgaggcggaagaagaagggggacaACGCCTACTCGCTCCTCGGCATCAAGCcgagcgcgacggcgcgtGAAATCAAGGCGGCGTACAAACAACTCGCCCGACAACTCCACCCCGACGTCAttgcggcgtcttcgcccgaGCCCCTCAGCGCCttcgaagaggcgcgcgcgacggAGCGGATGTGGCAAATCAACGAGGCGTACGAGCGTCTCATGCGCAGTCACGGCGGCCGAGGAAACCTAGGAAGAGACTAGCGTGACCGGCCAGAGTCTGCTTGGGAAACgggcgggagagaacgaaaggagGCGCACGACAGAAAGCGCGTCAACGCAGACAAGTGAACAGCTTCAGATGTCCGGTGGAGCGAAGCGAAACTGCGACAGATGGAGGAGCCCGGAACAAAGTGGAGAGTCAAAacacggaagaaagcaaagagaaaacgcgcccGATGCCCAGGGTTCGTCAGTTGAAATGATGCTGGACAAAGCGTCGATGCCCGAACCCCACCGACTGAAAACGCGTGACCCTTTCATCCCTTGTTTGGGGGCCCAGAAGAGCTCTGTGGCGTGGTATTCCCGATTTGGTAGGCTGTCTGGATTTACATAGAGCACCAGAGACTCGCatgagaacagagaaaagaggagagagaagacgctctCCTCTGGTGGGCTTGTTCGGCTCAAAACGCTCAACTAACAGCTCGAACGCAACGTGCTATGGCAATCGACATTTCAATCTGCGCGGACTTTCAATGTGTGGAACGTCTGTTTCgcatcttcttccgttttcggTGCTTGGTATATCACATCGTTTTTCCAACTCGTAGTAtatactccccagaaaaaggtaGTTTGAATACACCTCGGAACCCATTTAATAATGTGAAAGAGGGAGTCTAGATTCAGTTGTTATATGATTCGTATTGCATGCTTGACTTCGTACTTAGGGTCAGACCAAACGAGTTCGCTAATGGTACTTTTTTAACGCCTtgtcctccgtttcctcgacACATGTCGGAACCACACGCCGCTCAGAAAGAGGGACCAAGGAAAGTGACTCTCCGTAcactttgctttctttcaGGGGAGGCATCAAATTGATCTCGTTCCCCCTCAGATTACCGAGTCCCCTAAGTGACCTTTTCCCGGGTTATCTGACCATCTCGTAGAGATAttgatgcatgcagccgctACAtaggtgtatatatatatatatatatatatatatatgagttCAGACAGAGTAGGCGGAGTCCCACCATCCAGGCCATCCAGGTTCAGATGGTGCGTGTCGCTTTCGCCCATCTGGACGACCCTAGACCGTTGGTTGTTCTCGCAAGAGGAACATCCTGTACTTCCAGTTCCTCATATATCAGGGGGCACCTCCAGCAGAAACCTCCGTTCCTCCTAGAATCCTACATGGAGACCCTCACTTCCGACGCAATTATCGTACCGCGGCGCTGTTTGCTATGCTGAGTGGTAGCCTATTTGAGTGTTGCACAGAGTCGCGCATGGCAGTCTGTGGCGCGGTCCTAACTCTTGCCGGAATACTTGTGGTTTTCCAACGTCACATTCTCCGGAATGCTTTGGCAGTCAGAAACCTGACAGTATTGCCAAATTACGGAGTTAGTTCTTTTCGGCTGTTCCACAAAGCTTGGTGGCAGACCCCAagccgaagacgaaaacgtcATGGATAGACAAAATTCCGATCAAACGGCACCGCGCGTTTTGCACAAGAGACAATCTTCTgtgctcctttctcttccctccttcgtCGTGACGCTTCTTTGCTCCAGTGTCGTACCTGCCATTAGCTTTCCCACTACGCAGttatatatgtgcatatgtacatgcaGCTGCGCAAGTACAGATATGAACAGAGTTATATACAGAGTTCCAGAATTTACCTACGCGCacaaaggcgaggaagaaccagTCCACAGACCATGGCGCCGGTCACGCAGGCTTCCCTGCGAACCCCCACTGTGTAGCTCCCCACTGCTCTTTCATTGACAGTTTACCGCTGTTTTATTTTTTTTTTCCACCCACTTTTTTGATATGCAATCTCACAAAAGCAGGATGTGGGTGGCgttgcagagaaaaacgcgtgtgTACACACCCTGGCTTCAGCTCTTACAGGTTACATTTTAGAGATCAGCCTCGCTACCTCAAGCATTTTGCCTAGCCCACGCGTCTTGCTGCCTTCTGAGTTGCTCTGCCCATCGCGCCGCCTCTACATTTTGTGATGGTCTCTGCTGGAGATTCGGATCGtagggcgagggcgacgcggccGCATTTCCTCCGGTGTACGCAGCGAACCCGAGGCCGGAATTTCCTTGGTTGGCTGCAAAAACGCCGGGCGCGCTCCCCCCGCCTACCGGCGGCATCACTGTAGACGCGTACGCCGCATTGTTCACCCCGTTGCCATAGCCGTAAGTAGCGGCCAGCGTTCCTGTGTTAACTTCTGGCTGAGAAGGGAACAACGAAGACACCCGTGGCACAGAACTTGGGGGCGCCGGCCCTCTTGCCCCAGGCGCCGACGGCGTGGGGTTGGCCATTGCAGCTGGTGAAAATGGGTAGTACGTGTAGGGCATATGCGAGGAATATGTCGACGGGGGCGCGTACATTCCATTTGCGGCGAGCGACCCAGGCGGATAGCCAGCAGAAGGCATCGCCATCTGTCCAGGAGCGACGCCGATAGAGGGGCCGTTTTGCCGCTgccgcccgcctctctgACTCGCTCCCCATATTGAGTTCCCCTGACTGTTCCGATTTGCTCGCCCGCCCCTTCCAGAGCTCTGGTTTCCTCGCATCATCTCCTGCATCAGCTGTCCCTGCTGCTGtcccgagagaaacggctGCGCGAGTTGCTGCTCGGACCCCAGGGGGGGCTGACCTGCGAAACCCTGCAGACTTTGCACCTGTTGTTGCATGAGAAACATCGCCATCATTTGCTGTTGCTGGGGACTCATGGCGGCGAGCCCACCAGGTGGCATCTGAAAACCCATCATGCTCAGTGCCTCAACAGCTTGTCGACGCTGACGGCCAGCCGCCATCATGTCGGCTAGCCCCATGACTTCTTTTGGAGCAGAAGAagtctcgtcctcttcaggCGACGAGCTGGACCCTTCTGAGGAACCGGTATCTACACCGTAATCCCttccactttcttctctgagaGACCTCGCTGACTCCGATGCCGACGGCTCTTCCAGTTGTCTCTTCTCACTTGAAACAGAACCGGTATCTccgggagggagaagcagacgagCGTTCGCTGtgaaaggaaagacggcgGATGCATCGACCTGCTCTTTGAAGgatgttctctcctctgggTCATCGGAGAACTCTGCGGGGTCCTGCAATAAATCCAGAGGCTCGTCCCCCCGACCAGGAGAGAAACTCTTCAAGGAATGCTTCCTGGGCGCAAGGGCTTGGTCGACTCCGGTCCAGCGACTTGCGCTTTCATCTTCATGAAGCTGCGCGGAGTCTACGAAAGATGCTTCATTATAGGTAACCTCAACGTGTCGAGCAGAACTGGAAAAGTCATAAGGAAGTTCCTGAGTTTGGCCGCCTTCGGCTGTGCATTCGAAGGAACCTGAAAGGGTATCACGAATTCTTTTCCCCGTACAAACTCGCCCGTCCTTTTGCCCGTCCTGTGCAACGAAGTCATTCCTGCTGCCAGGCAAGTGGATTTCTTCTAGCTGCTGATGTTCATCGCTCGCTTGAGGAGGAAGGATCGAGCCTCCAACCAGGGGTTCTGCCAAACGCAAACCTTCTGTTTGCGGATTTGACGCGCTGACAAGACGGATATTCATCGGCTCCGTGTCTGTGGTCCACGCTGGgccaggcagagaaaaaagggaaatgGAGGCGCCATGACTACCGACAAGGAGGCCGGTGAACGAGAAGCACGCCAGTCGGACCTTCATACTCGAGAGTAAATCGAGGTTCGTGCGCCAGTCTGTAAGGGGTGAAAGTCACTGCCTTCGTTCTCCCTACCTAACAATTGATCACTTTCTGACGGGACGTTTGCCCATCCAC
Encoded proteins:
- a CDS encoding putative DnaJ domain-containing protein translates to MEVPSRQALKGGTRDTPEQNDGAAMFPKGETDAGQTAATAEARRKRQAQPEDSRHSSSTPSSPSYSSFSSSSSCPSSLSSSTSASSDDQSSQPFRSVLERLRALSWSSPFRVRCRIWSFVSAYFSLLLGGCFGLHWLQLDCWPRWTLRVFTFSGFGLYTLLDLFLLPCAVNASQRKKQRAFVRRQLIEHLRTAYRKEKGAGRSSASSVRSNRGGEIGEASRAVCGLDALDAFRSRPEVRQEPEALTKQREELRRRSAELSAECGMSPAETAESPGEKDETAGGKVSGETPGNAEATSPGAKRKKQTQLRQTSKKTGQDEEEKEKTRAAVPRAAPVHPAASDTRGEEEDHMGNATGRDADDPAKPAGKPKKGSSAPHASPSSTVSSVSSLLSSVSPSGSSLRFPSVPARSAVVTEGDIGALLSLQNAEREVCELPAASSSWRLPTAQTGQPAKRASRLHAAMGYWYSLMPWRLLWRGFYAHFLGTFVVDVVFCNAQLSPLSASIPRLVFLVLHCLTRAGVVFAANFSDLTDAPVAALWSDFLLCVATSFGVSSLLLVVPEVLHAVHEQAPGVYSHVLAPFAVLFAGFPHVRVTLPSIAAQAELPRDAREDFYCSSHLVDLVIVGVCAYLAAAAHDEAPDEARTREVEMCKDVLALVAVLDREEREGVEPASRENAGEPEAGRPTPHGNEGEAGETNDGRGEGRGGGTTRRVGDREEDPRLAALVAQAERTHRSAIQQSPGEACARRVREHVLAALVGFVAVALVVTWVTCVLLAASNVAVRMEDKTAAKVFVFIAGDGASGSGPDVEQLKMELTVLYNQFQLLKKRKGFGGALREMATMLWSEMQQAMGELRRKKKGDNAYSLLGIKPSATAREIKAAYKQLARQLHPDVIAASSPEPLSAFEEARATERMWQINEAYERLMRSHGGRGNLGRD